The following proteins are co-located in the Bacteroidales bacterium genome:
- a CDS encoding L-ribulose-5-phosphate 4-epimerase: MLEILKDNVFKANLDLVEHGLVIHTWGNVSGRDQETGLVVIKPSGVSYDKMKPDDMVVIDPDGNVVEGKYKPSTDAPTHLFLYKSYKLLGGIVHTHSSYATSWAQAGRAIPPFGTTHADHYYGEVPCTRLLTDKEIGSNYETNTGKVIVETLGAVNPLTVPSVLVNSHGPFCWGKSAAEAVYNAVALEEIARMAFYTTLLGRSEPVNKALLDKHFNRKHGKDAYYGQGEK; the protein is encoded by the coding sequence ATGCTTGAAATCTTAAAGGATAACGTATTTAAAGCAAATCTCGACCTCGTGGAACATGGCCTGGTGATTCATACCTGGGGTAATGTCAGCGGAAGGGATCAGGAAACAGGACTGGTTGTTATTAAGCCATCAGGTGTGAGCTATGATAAAATGAAACCTGATGATATGGTTGTTATAGATCCTGATGGTAATGTAGTTGAAGGGAAATATAAACCCTCGACTGATGCACCAACTCATCTTTTTCTCTACAAATCCTATAAACTATTAGGCGGTATTGTACATACGCATTCATCATATGCCACAAGCTGGGCTCAGGCCGGAAGAGCAATTCCTCCTTTCGGCACTACACATGCCGACCATTACTATGGTGAAGTGCCATGTACCCGACTGCTGACAGATAAAGAGATAGGCAGCAATTATGAAACTAATACCGGGAAAGTAATAGTTGAAACACTTGGAGCTGTTAATCCTTTAACAGTACCATCTGTTCTTGTAAACAGTCATGGCCCATTCTGCTGGGGTAAAAGTGCTGCTGAGGCAGTTTATAATGCTGTGGCTCTTGAAGAGATTGCGAGAATGGCTTTCTACACAACACTTCTGGGAAGAAGTGAACCTGTAAACAAAGCATTGCTTGATAAGCATTTTAACAGAAAACATGGGAAAGATGCATACTATGGGCAGGGAGAAAAATAA
- a CDS encoding NUDIX hydrolase — protein MKLYSKVARHLVAVDCIIFGYDIVEKEIKLLLFKRLIEPAKGKWSLAGGFVLENESLDDAASRVLRKITGLESVYLKQSYSYGDTDRDPGDRVISVAYFALITLRDINKDLALENGVHWRSISKLPELIFDHPMMVKRALTDLQNQVKVKPVGFELLPEKFTLVQLQDLYEAIYQRSVDKRNFRKKILSMGILEKLDEKEKETSKKGAYYFKFNKENYEKLKKDGFYFDLDVY, from the coding sequence ATGAAACTATATTCAAAAGTTGCCAGGCATCTGGTTGCAGTAGACTGTATAATATTTGGATATGATATAGTCGAAAAAGAGATAAAACTGCTGCTTTTTAAGAGACTTATTGAACCGGCAAAAGGTAAATGGTCGCTGGCGGGAGGCTTTGTTCTTGAAAATGAGAGTCTCGACGATGCAGCTTCACGTGTATTGAGAAAAATTACCGGACTGGAATCGGTATATCTTAAGCAGTCATACTCTTATGGAGATACTGACCGTGATCCTGGTGACAGGGTTATTTCTGTGGCATATTTTGCACTTATTACTCTGCGAGATATTAATAAAGACCTGGCGCTGGAGAATGGTGTTCACTGGAGATCAATCTCGAAACTCCCCGAACTGATCTTTGACCATCCCATGATGGTAAAGAGAGCACTAACCGATCTGCAGAATCAGGTTAAAGTAAAGCCTGTTGGATTTGAGCTGCTTCCTGAGAAGTTCACTCTCGTTCAGCTTCAGGATCTGTACGAGGCTATATATCAGAGGAGTGTTGATAAAAGAAACTTCAGGAAAAAGATCCTCTCAATGGGTATCCTTGAGAAACTGGATGAAAAGGAGAAGGAAACTTCCAAAAAGGGCGCTTACTACTTTAAGTTTAATAAGGAAAATTATGAGAAACTTAAAAAAGATGGTTTCTACTTCGATTTGGATGTATATTAA
- the araA gene encoding L-arabinose isomerase, with the protein MWFITGTQHLYGPETLKQVAADSVKISTALDKSPKISQKVVFKPILTTPDSITEICTEANNSSACIGLIAWMHTFSPAKMWIRGLSILNKPLLHFHTQLNRDIPWESIDMNFMNLNQSAHGDREFGFIGARMRLNRKVVVGHYQDAEAIDRIAVWIRAASAYNDALNMKIARFGDNMRDVAVTEGNKVSAQMKMGYSVYGYGIGDLVKVVNQVSTAKIKKLIEEYGSEYKMTKAVAASDTLKEAARIEIGMEEFLKAGNFKAFTTTFEDLYGLKQLPGLAVQRLMAKGYGFGAEGDWKTAALVRSMKVMAAGLKGGTSFMEDYTYHFDPKGMRVLGAHMLEVCPTIALGKPTIEVHPLGIGGKEDPARLVFKTALGKAINVSVIDLGNRFRMIVNDVEVVKCPDMPNLPVASVLWAPKPDLKTGAAAWILAGGAHHTGFSTSVDAEYLEDFAGMMGVEYVLIDEKCNLTEFRNELRWNEVFIIFPMVLAKLLTERDLFINY; encoded by the coding sequence ATCTGGTTCATTACCGGTACCCAGCATCTGTACGGACCGGAAACATTAAAACAGGTTGCTGCAGATTCAGTTAAAATCTCAACTGCCCTTGATAAATCACCAAAAATATCTCAGAAGGTGGTTTTCAAACCAATACTGACCACTCCTGATTCAATTACTGAAATCTGCACCGAAGCAAATAATTCTTCAGCATGTATTGGTCTTATAGCCTGGATGCATACATTTTCTCCTGCCAAAATGTGGATCAGAGGTTTGTCGATTCTGAACAAACCATTACTTCACTTTCATACTCAGCTCAACAGAGACATTCCCTGGGAATCGATCGACATGAATTTCATGAATCTGAACCAGTCTGCCCATGGCGACCGTGAGTTCGGTTTCATTGGAGCACGAATGCGATTAAACAGAAAGGTCGTTGTTGGTCATTATCAGGATGCTGAAGCAATTGACAGGATTGCTGTTTGGATAAGAGCTGCATCAGCCTATAATGATGCTCTTAATATGAAAATAGCCCGTTTCGGCGATAACATGCGCGATGTGGCTGTAACTGAAGGAAACAAGGTCAGCGCACAAATGAAAATGGGCTATTCTGTATATGGATATGGTATTGGTGATCTGGTTAAAGTGGTGAACCAGGTCTCCACGGCGAAAATAAAAAAGCTGATAGAAGAGTATGGCTCAGAGTATAAGATGACCAAAGCTGTTGCTGCATCCGATACGCTTAAAGAAGCAGCAAGAATTGAAATTGGAATGGAAGAATTCCTTAAAGCCGGAAACTTCAAAGCTTTCACAACAACATTTGAAGATCTGTATGGATTGAAGCAGCTACCCGGTCTTGCTGTACAACGTCTGATGGCAAAAGGTTACGGCTTTGGTGCAGAAGGTGACTGGAAAACTGCTGCACTTGTGCGTTCGATGAAGGTTATGGCTGCCGGACTCAAAGGGGGAACATCATTCATGGAAGATTATACTTATCATTTCGATCCGAAGGGTATGAGGGTCCTGGGTGCTCATATGCTCGAGGTTTGTCCGACAATTGCCCTAGGAAAACCGACTATTGAAGTACATCCCCTTGGCATAGGAGGCAAAGAGGATCCGGCAAGACTTGTATTCAAAACGGCACTTGGGAAAGCAATAAATGTGTCTGTTATTGATCTTGGCAACAGATTCCGGATGATTGTTAATGATGTTGAAGTCGTAAAATGTCCCGATATGCCTAATCTGCCTGTAGCGAGCGTGTTATGGGCACCTAAACCTGACCTGAAAACAGGTGCCGCTGCCTGGATACTTGCCGGTGGTGCACATCATACCGGATTCAGTACATCTGTAGATGCTGAGTATCTCGAAGATTTTGCCGGTATGATGGGTGTCGAGTATGTACTGATTGATGAGAAATGTAATCTTACTGAATTCAGAAATGAACTCAGGTGGAATGAGGTCTTTATCATATTTCCAATGGTATTGGCTAAATTATTGACAGAAAGGGACTTATTTATAAACTACTAA
- a CDS encoding peptidase dimerization domain-containing protein — protein MVRDSVFKDVDAVIDNHASSDLTTSYGVNGNAVMSVVFSFKGKTAHAAGAPWSGRSALDGVELMNVAANYLREHLFYTYRLHYVVTEGGEAPNVVPDKASVWYYIRNTDDRLEEMYTRVLDCAKGAAIASGTKLDTVVVLTAVHQRHSNKGMAETIQRNIELVGLPVWTDEEQTFAKALQKELGSKETGMPVKLKALNEPSGTQVGEGPPM, from the coding sequence ATGGTGAGAGACAGTGTCTTTAAGGATGTAGATGCTGTGATAGATAACCATGCATCTTCAGATCTGACGACAAGCTATGGAGTTAACGGAAATGCTGTTATGTCAGTTGTCTTTTCGTTCAAAGGAAAAACTGCTCATGCTGCAGGTGCCCCATGGAGCGGTCGCAGTGCCCTCGATGGTGTAGAGCTTATGAATGTTGCAGCAAACTACCTGAGGGAGCATCTTTTTTATACATACAGGCTTCATTATGTTGTTACTGAAGGTGGTGAGGCCCCGAACGTAGTGCCTGATAAAGCATCTGTATGGTATTATATAAGAAACACCGACGACAGATTGGAAGAAATGTATACGAGAGTCCTTGATTGTGCCAAAGGGGCTGCAATTGCCTCTGGTACAAAGCTCGATACCGTAGTCGTACTTACTGCTGTTCATCAGCGACACTCAAACAAAGGCATGGCCGAAACAATTCAGAGAAACATTGAACTTGTAGGGCTGCCTGTATGGACAGATGAAGAACAGACGTTTGCTAAAGCTCTTCAGAAGGAGTTGGGTTCAAAGGAGACCGGAATGCCCGTAAAGTTGAAGGCACTGAATGAACCATCAGGTACTCAGGTTGGGGAGGGTCCTCCGATGTAG
- a CDS encoding exo-alpha-sialidase, translated as MKKALFFSVLILLNTLISIAQEPFKGERCFVKTEFIYQPDDVSFPSCHASTIVQTKTGLLAAWFGGTAERNPDVGIWVSHFSDGKWSKPVEVVNGIQHKTKRYPCWNPVMYNTGKEVILFYKVGPTPSTWWGEMMTSYDEGKTWSRPSRLPEDIYGPIKNKPVLLQNGELLCPSSSEHDGWRVHMEITADNGLTWERTPFLNSKEIRAIQPTILLHNEGKLQMLCRSGSSAILSSFSNNNGRTWSELTPIALPNPNSGIDAVTLKDGTHILIYNHITKGRNILNVALSENGIEWKAAALLENEPKDGEFSYPAVIQTSDGMVHITYTWNRKLIKHVVIDPTKIKAKTIENGVWPAE; from the coding sequence ATGAAAAAAGCTCTTTTCTTTTCGGTCCTCATTCTTTTAAATACTCTTATTTCAATAGCTCAGGAGCCCTTTAAGGGTGAAAGATGTTTTGTTAAGACAGAGTTCATTTACCAGCCAGATGATGTTTCTTTTCCAAGCTGCCATGCCTCAACAATTGTTCAAACCAAAACTGGTTTACTGGCTGCATGGTTCGGAGGAACTGCAGAGAGAAATCCTGATGTAGGTATTTGGGTAAGCCACTTCTCAGACGGAAAATGGTCAAAACCTGTTGAGGTGGTAAATGGGATCCAGCATAAAACTAAACGGTATCCATGCTGGAATCCTGTTATGTATAATACCGGAAAGGAAGTAATTCTGTTTTATAAGGTTGGGCCCACTCCTTCCACATGGTGGGGAGAGATGATGACTTCTTACGATGAGGGAAAAACCTGGTCAAGACCATCGAGACTTCCTGAAGATATTTATGGTCCGATTAAAAACAAGCCGGTTCTGCTGCAGAATGGTGAGTTGCTATGTCCTTCAAGCTCAGAACACGACGGATGGCGGGTACACATGGAGATTACTGCAGATAACGGGCTTACATGGGAACGTACCCCATTTCTTAACAGTAAAGAGATCAGGGCAATTCAGCCAACAATTCTTCTTCATAATGAGGGAAAGCTACAGATGCTGTGCAGAAGCGGGTCATCAGCCATATTATCCTCATTTTCAAACAACAACGGACGTACATGGAGTGAGCTCACCCCGATTGCGCTCCCAAATCCCAATTCCGGAATAGATGCAGTTACTCTGAAAGATGGAACACACATATTAATATATAACCATATAACAAAGGGACGTAACATTTTGAATGTTGCACTTTCTGAAAATGGAATTGAATGGAAAGCTGCGGCACTGCTTGAAAATGAGCCTAAAGATGGTGAATTCTCTTACCCGGCTGTAATCCAGACAAGTGATGGTATGGTTCATATTACCTATACATGGAACAGAAAGCTGATTAAACATGTGGTAATAGATCCAACTAAGATCAAAGCAAAGACAATTGAGAACGGAGTTTGGCCGGCGGAATGA
- a CDS encoding Nramp family divalent metal transporter, with translation MFRKKLKDSHFIRNLAIFFAILGPGIITGSVDNDAGGITTYSVAGALYGYGLIWTLIPSFVVLLVIQEMNARMGIVTGKGLSDLIRENAGMKITFFIFIGLLFSNIGNTTTEFAGVAGSMEIFGVSKYISVPVTAVLVWFLVVKGTYQIAERIFLIFSVSLLTYVVSALMSKPHWDEIGSAIIHPQVEMNTQSLAMVIALVGTTIAPWMQFYMQSSVIEKGLKMKNYRFTLIDIAVGCVVTIVVAFFIMVACGSTLYPAGIEINEAKDAALALKPLAGAMASQVFAFGLFVASVFSATILPLATAFYVSEAFGFEAGIDKKWDEAKEFYILYTGILVISAIIILIPNAPLIQISIWSQVLNGILLPVVLVSMILLINNRKIMGAYVNKPFQNIIGWGTVIILTGLSLLLLIMPALS, from the coding sequence ATGTTCAGAAAGAAATTAAAAGACTCGCATTTTATAAGGAATCTGGCAATATTCTTTGCTATTCTTGGTCCCGGTATTATAACCGGCAGTGTCGATAATGATGCAGGTGGTATTACAACCTATTCAGTAGCAGGTGCTTTATATGGCTATGGCCTGATCTGGACTCTTATCCCGTCGTTTGTTGTATTGCTGGTAATTCAGGAAATGAATGCAAGAATGGGTATTGTTACAGGTAAAGGTCTATCGGATCTTATTCGGGAAAACGCCGGAATGAAAATCACATTTTTCATTTTCATTGGACTTCTCTTTTCAAACATTGGCAATACAACTACAGAATTTGCAGGTGTAGCAGGTAGTATGGAGATCTTTGGTGTAAGCAAATATATATCCGTACCAGTGACTGCTGTTCTTGTCTGGTTTCTGGTGGTGAAGGGAACATACCAGATAGCTGAACGTATATTTCTGATATTCAGTGTTTCGCTCCTTACATATGTGGTTTCGGCACTGATGAGTAAACCACACTGGGACGAAATAGGATCAGCTATTATACATCCGCAGGTTGAAATGAATACTCAGAGTCTGGCAATGGTAATAGCTCTTGTAGGAACAACTATTGCTCCGTGGATGCAATTTTATATGCAGTCTTCTGTAATTGAGAAGGGGCTTAAAATGAAGAATTACAGGTTTACACTGATAGATATTGCAGTCGGATGTGTTGTAACAATTGTGGTAGCCTTTTTTATTATGGTAGCATGTGGTTCAACACTATATCCTGCAGGAATTGAAATTAATGAGGCAAAAGATGCCGCGCTTGCTCTCAAGCCTCTGGCAGGAGCCATGGCTTCTCAGGTATTTGCTTTCGGCCTTTTTGTTGCATCAGTTTTTTCTGCAACAATACTTCCTCTGGCTACAGCTTTTTATGTCTCTGAAGCTTTTGGATTTGAAGCAGGTATAGATAAGAAGTGGGATGAAGCTAAAGAGTTTTATATTCTTTACACGGGAATTCTTGTTATATCAGCAATTATAATACTCATACCGAATGCCCCGCTGATTCAGATCTCAATCTGGTCGCAGGTACTAAACGGAATACTTCTTCCTGTGGTACTGGTAAGTATGATTCTGCTAATTAATAACAGGAAGATCATGGGAGCATACGTCAATAAACCCTTTCAGAATATTATCGGCTGGGGAACCGTAATTATTCTCACAGGACTCTCATTGCTACTGCTGATTATGCCCGCTCTCAGCTAA
- a CDS encoding magnesium transporter, with protein sequence MTSLTTFYLSGIIGKEAFGADGDAIGIIKDLLLNAVPSGLSDPNQQLITGIRLRIKKETRLYSFTTFRVVKAREQLNVSCSGLIELSNEEVENGLLLVDNILDKQIVDLNGRKLVRVNDVRLATLPAGTFAVAVDIGIEGLLRRIGIAQPIKGFLSLFKVNIPAKFILWDDVQAIDHSNLSIVLSKSYAKLHTLHPSDIADILEDLGKKSSMSVFSALDEEKAADVLEELETQTQIHIIENLPVNKAADVLEKMPADEAADILDELEDEKAEILLKEMDSESSQEVRELLEYDDDLVGSIMTTDYLSFSASKTVEEVLTELRQKKPESAELYNMFVTESNDELIGTFNLRDLVVAEPNASVSQIMKSEPVSLFDDQKTRAIAELVSKYNLLAVPVVDRHNLLQGMVVVDDVVEDLINERRTKRR encoded by the coding sequence ATGACATCACTCACAACATTTTATCTAAGCGGAATAATAGGGAAAGAAGCATTTGGTGCAGATGGCGATGCTATTGGTATCATTAAGGACTTGCTATTGAATGCTGTACCTTCCGGTCTAAGTGATCCCAATCAACAGCTCATAACTGGTATAAGACTGCGTATCAAAAAGGAAACCCGACTCTATTCCTTCACTACTTTCAGGGTGGTTAAAGCACGTGAACAGCTAAACGTAAGTTGTTCCGGACTGATTGAATTAAGTAATGAAGAGGTGGAAAACGGTCTTTTACTTGTTGATAATATCCTTGATAAACAGATTGTTGACCTTAACGGACGCAAACTTGTCAGGGTAAATGATGTGAGGCTTGCCACTCTGCCGGCAGGGACATTCGCGGTAGCTGTTGATATAGGAATTGAAGGACTTCTCAGAAGAATTGGAATCGCACAGCCGATAAAAGGATTTTTATCACTGTTTAAGGTAAATATACCTGCGAAGTTTATCCTATGGGACGATGTTCAGGCAATTGACCATTCAAATCTGAGTATCGTTTTGTCGAAAAGCTATGCAAAGCTTCATACGCTTCACCCGTCAGATATAGCTGATATCCTTGAAGACCTGGGTAAGAAGTCAAGCATGTCGGTATTCTCTGCCCTCGATGAAGAGAAAGCTGCCGATGTTCTTGAAGAGCTCGAGACTCAGACACAGATCCATATCATCGAAAACCTTCCGGTAAATAAGGCTGCTGATGTTCTTGAAAAAATGCCTGCCGATGAAGCTGCAGATATTCTTGATGAACTTGAGGATGAGAAAGCTGAAATCCTTCTGAAAGAGATGGACTCAGAATCATCCCAGGAGGTAAGGGAGCTTCTCGAATATGATGATGATCTTGTAGGAAGTATTATGACAACTGATTATTTATCGTTCAGTGCATCAAAAACAGTTGAAGAGGTGCTGACAGAGTTACGTCAGAAGAAACCTGAATCAGCTGAGCTCTATAACATGTTTGTAACTGAATCGAACGACGAGCTTATTGGGACATTCAATTTGCGCGATCTTGTTGTTGCTGAACCAAATGCCAGTGTAAGCCAGATTATGAAATCGGAACCTGTCTCTTTGTTCGACGATCAGAAAACAAGAGCAATTGCAGAATTAGTCTCTAAATACAATCTTCTTGCAGTTCCTGTTGTCGACCGTCATAACCTGCTTCAGGGTATGGTTGTGGTTGATGATGTTGTGGAAGACCTGATTAATGAGAGAAGAACAAAGAGAAGGTAA
- a CDS encoding pyridoxal phosphate-dependent aminotransferase family protein has protein sequence MRILTDKLKGYDAPQKAMQAGIYPYFRAIESEQDTVVHINGNKVLMFGSNSYLGLTNHPKVKEAALAAIKKYGTGCAGSRFLNGTLDIHIELEEKLARLVNKEGALCYSTGFQVNLGVVSLLAGRHDYLLLDELDHASIIEGSRLSFSKVLKFAHNDMDALECKLKLCHNDRIKLIVVDGVFSMEGDIIKLPELVKLADKYKASVMVDDAHSLGVLGKNGSGTASHFGLTDKVDLIMGTFSKSFASLGGFIAADKEVINFIKHNSRSLIFSASMTPASAAAVLASIEIMETEPERIKHLWDMTHYALEGFKAAGFDTGKSETPIIPLFIRDDIKALMLTQVLLAEGVFVNPVVSPAVPKEDCLIRYSLMATHTKEQVEVSIEKITKAAKELGIL, from the coding sequence GTGAGAATCTTAACAGACAAACTTAAAGGCTACGACGCCCCGCAAAAAGCCATGCAGGCTGGCATATATCCCTATTTCAGGGCAATAGAATCAGAACAGGATACTGTGGTTCATATCAACGGTAATAAGGTTCTGATGTTCGGATCTAACAGTTATCTGGGACTAACAAATCATCCAAAAGTAAAAGAGGCAGCACTGGCTGCAATCAAAAAATACGGAACCGGATGTGCCGGATCAAGGTTTTTAAACGGGACCCTTGACATTCACATAGAACTTGAAGAAAAACTTGCCAGACTGGTAAATAAAGAAGGTGCACTCTGTTACAGTACAGGATTTCAGGTAAACCTGGGGGTAGTTTCTCTGCTTGCCGGACGTCATGATTATCTTCTTCTTGATGAACTTGACCATGCTTCGATAATAGAAGGAAGCAGGCTCTCCTTTTCAAAGGTCCTTAAGTTTGCCCATAACGATATGGATGCCCTTGAGTGTAAACTTAAACTTTGCCATAACGACCGGATAAAACTGATTGTTGTTGACGGAGTTTTCTCAATGGAAGGTGATATCATCAAATTACCTGAACTTGTAAAGCTTGCTGATAAATACAAGGCATCAGTTATGGTTGATGATGCTCATTCTCTGGGAGTTCTGGGAAAAAATGGTTCAGGTACGGCTTCTCATTTCGGGCTGACTGATAAAGTGGATCTGATAATGGGTACTTTCTCGAAGTCATTTGCATCTCTTGGAGGTTTTATTGCTGCCGACAAAGAGGTGATCAATTTCATAAAACATAATTCCAGATCGCTGATATTCAGTGCCAGCATGACTCCTGCATCAGCAGCTGCAGTACTTGCTTCAATAGAAATAATGGAAACAGAACCTGAAAGAATAAAGCATCTCTGGGATATGACACATTATGCACTTGAGGGATTTAAAGCTGCAGGTTTCGACACCGGAAAGTCAGAGACACCAATTATTCCTCTCTTTATCAGGGATGACATTAAAGCTCTTATGCTTACACAGGTGCTCCTGGCAGAAGGGGTATTTGTGAATCCTGTTGTATCCCCTGCTGTTCCTAAGGAGGATTGCCTTATAAGGTACTCTCTCATGGCAACACATACAAAAGAGCAGGTTGAAGTTTCGATAGAGAAGATTACGAAAGCTGCGAAAGAGCTGGGTATTCTATAA
- a CDS encoding SDR family oxidoreductase, with translation MKKIILITGISSGFGKETARLLSEKGHTVYGTVRRNTEQTSSVNYLTMDLTDLVSIKKAVSLILEKEGRIDVLVNNAGMHTGGPIETSPIEHIKLQMDTNFIGTVNLTREVLPAMRKQGGGTIVNFSSIGGLMGLPFQGYYSAAKFALEGFSEALRMEVSQFNIKVVLINPGDFNTSNSANRRNYLAPTGTEDAYKTQFETSLDQIEKDEAKGWKPVILSKKLVKIIESKNPHQRYIIASFEQKLAVVLKYVLPGKLFRMILADHYKITQ, from the coding sequence ATGAAAAAGATTATTCTCATCACAGGTATCTCCTCAGGCTTTGGGAAAGAGACTGCAAGGCTCCTTTCTGAAAAAGGACATACTGTTTATGGTACAGTTAGAAGAAATACGGAGCAGACCTCTTCTGTTAATTATTTAACAATGGATCTGACCGATCTTGTTTCAATTAAGAAAGCTGTTTCATTAATACTTGAAAAAGAAGGAAGAATTGATGTGCTGGTAAATAATGCAGGGATGCATACTGGAGGTCCGATTGAGACATCGCCAATTGAGCACATCAAGCTCCAGATGGATACGAACTTCATTGGAACTGTCAATCTAACCAGGGAAGTGTTGCCTGCGATGCGCAAACAGGGAGGAGGAACTATTGTCAATTTCAGTTCTATCGGAGGATTGATGGGATTACCATTTCAGGGATATTATTCAGCTGCAAAATTTGCATTGGAAGGCTTCAGTGAAGCTTTGAGAATGGAGGTCAGTCAGTTCAATATCAAAGTTGTACTCATCAACCCGGGAGATTTCAACACAAGTAATTCAGCTAACCGCAGGAACTATCTTGCTCCCACCGGAACTGAAGATGCTTATAAAACACAGTTTGAAACGAGTCTGGACCAGATTGAAAAGGATGAAGCCAAAGGTTGGAAGCCAGTTATTCTTTCAAAAAAACTCGTTAAAATAATAGAATCTAAAAATCCGCATCAGAGATATATAATAGCTTCCTTTGAGCAGAAGCTGGCTGTTGTATTAAAGTATGTCCTTCCAGGTAAGTTATTCAGGATGATCCTTGCCGATCATTACAAAATAACTCAATAA
- a CDS encoding DUF4405 domain-containing protein gives MAAEKGKFNLRSFTSFTLVISTLIMSWSGFILYVAPPGRIANWGTWKLMLFTKSEWQALHTIFSYLFFILVIIHLFFVNWKTFLTYFKSKLKSGLNKKWELGTAIILSSIFFIGTLRHWTPFEPVMTFGEKVKEGWEGDFQTPPVLHMETYTLEQLSVVLDSIAPAKLLKTLQDSSIKVTGTKETLKEIANNNNTTPSAIYNILAAKNKQHTGPVAGEVPQGIGKYTVNSTAVSSGIEVTSLIQKLKEKGIEAEGETTLRTIADKLGVTPRDVYTMLTSK, from the coding sequence ATGGCAGCTGAAAAAGGAAAATTCAATTTAAGAAGTTTTACCAGTTTTACACTGGTTATCTCCACACTTATAATGTCGTGGTCGGGATTCATTCTTTACGTTGCCCCTCCCGGGAGAATAGCCAACTGGGGAACATGGAAGCTGATGCTTTTCACTAAATCTGAATGGCAGGCTTTGCACACAATATTTTCTTATCTCTTTTTTATCCTTGTAATCATCCATCTGTTCTTTGTTAACTGGAAGACTTTTCTTACTTATTTTAAGAGCAAGTTAAAATCGGGGCTCAACAAAAAATGGGAACTTGGAACTGCAATTATTCTTTCTTCAATTTTTTTCATCGGCACACTTCGTCACTGGACTCCATTCGAACCGGTTATGACATTCGGAGAAAAGGTGAAAGAGGGCTGGGAAGGGGATTTCCAGACACCTCCGGTGCTGCATATGGAAACGTACACGCTGGAACAGCTTTCAGTTGTTCTTGACAGCATTGCACCTGCAAAACTGCTTAAGACTCTTCAGGATAGCAGTATTAAAGTAACAGGAACAAAAGAGACACTTAAAGAGATTGCTAACAACAATAATACAACTCCTTCGGCTATCTATAATATACTTGCTGCCAAAAACAAGCAACATACAGGACCAGTAGCCGGTGAAGTACCTCAGGGAATAGGTAAATACACAGTAAACTCAACAGCTGTCAGTTCAGGCATAGAGGTCACATCACTTATTCAGAAACTGAAGGAAAAGGGAATTGAAGCTGAAGGAGAAACAACCTTAAGGACCATAGCTGATAAACTAGGAGTTACTCCAAGAGATGTATACACTATGCTCACCTCGAAGTAG